The following are encoded in a window of Lacinutrix sp. WUR7 genomic DNA:
- the cphA gene encoding cyanophycin synthetase: MKIREINAMRGPNYWSIRRHKLIVMVLDLEEMEELPSNKIDGFPERLKAMFPTMYSHRCSEGCEGGFFMRVDEGTWMGHIIEHIALEIQTLAGMDTGFGRTRGYGEHGVYSVVFSYMEESVGRFAAKSAVRICEALIAGEDYDLTDDIQEMRELRESDRLGPSTGSIIEEAESRGIPWIRLNKYSLCQLGYGANQKRIQATVTSETSSIGVELACDKEDTKYLLEQAEVEVPRGDIIRRERSLEEACRYVGYPLVIKPVDGNHGRGITVDINNYEDALAAFHHAKESSRSGAIIVEKFITGQDYRLLVINNRLVAGAIRTPAHVIGDGKSTIQELIDKVNSDPRRGFGHENVLTKITTNELTQTIIKDAGYTLESVLAADERLILKDTANLSTGGTAEDITDIIHPANIAMAERISKIIDLDICGIDIMTTDISKPLSETGGAVLEVNAGPGFRMHLAPTTGLPRNVAAPVIDKLFPVKGETGRIPIVAISGTNGKTTTTRLIAHIAKMNGHRVGYTTSDGVYIQNRLLMTGDCTGPASAEFVLKDPTVNFAVLECARGGLLRAGLGFKKCDVAVVTNVAADHLGLKGIHTVEQLAKVKAVVPETVLPDGYAILNADDDLVYDMRRNLDCNVALFSMDENNPHIKALQRLNGITAVYENGWVTICRGEWKMRIMEAVNIPLTYGGKAKFMIQNVLGAVLAAHVQGISIEDMKAALETFIPSATQTPGRLNLFEFNNFSILLDYAHNPAGMRALQNFVEELDATVKVGIIAGIGDRRVEDNNEMGSIAAEMFDEIIIRQDKRLRGKTEEELIKMLNDGIKMKDPNKKTTIIPSEKEAIKFAVKNAVKGSLIILCSDVIPDALELVKKFKEQEANGELNYAD; this comes from the coding sequence ATGAAGATACGCGAAATAAATGCCATGAGAGGGCCAAACTACTGGTCTATAAGACGTCACAAACTAATAGTAATGGTTCTTGATCTGGAAGAAATGGAAGAATTACCATCGAATAAAATTGATGGATTTCCAGAAAGATTAAAAGCAATGTTTCCTACGATGTATTCGCATCGATGTTCAGAAGGTTGCGAAGGTGGTTTTTTTATGCGCGTGGATGAAGGTACTTGGATGGGACATATTATAGAGCATATTGCTTTAGAAATTCAAACATTGGCTGGAATGGATACTGGTTTTGGAAGAACCAGAGGCTATGGAGAACATGGCGTGTATAGCGTTGTTTTTTCTTATATGGAAGAATCTGTTGGTCGCTTTGCAGCAAAATCTGCAGTCCGAATTTGCGAAGCTTTAATTGCTGGCGAAGACTATGATTTAACCGATGATATTCAAGAAATGCGAGAACTTCGCGAATCGGATCGATTAGGTCCGAGTACAGGATCTATTATTGAAGAAGCCGAATCTAGAGGAATTCCTTGGATTCGTTTAAATAAATATTCGCTTTGCCAATTGGGTTATGGCGCAAATCAAAAACGTATTCAAGCAACAGTTACTAGTGAAACAAGCAGTATTGGTGTAGAATTAGCGTGTGATAAAGAAGATACCAAATACTTGTTAGAACAAGCAGAAGTAGAAGTGCCTCGTGGTGATATTATTAGACGCGAACGTAGTCTAGAGGAAGCATGTCGTTATGTTGGTTATCCTTTAGTGATTAAACCTGTAGATGGCAATCATGGAAGAGGAATTACCGTAGATATTAATAATTATGAAGATGCTTTAGCTGCTTTTCATCATGCAAAAGAAAGCTCTCGTAGCGGTGCTATTATTGTAGAGAAATTTATTACTGGTCAAGATTATAGACTTCTAGTAATTAATAATAGGTTAGTGGCTGGAGCCATTAGAACTCCTGCACATGTTATTGGTGACGGAAAATCTACAATACAAGAATTAATAGATAAAGTGAATAGCGATCCTCGTCGTGGTTTTGGACATGAAAATGTACTGACCAAAATTACTACCAACGAGTTAACGCAAACCATAATTAAAGATGCTGGTTATACTTTAGAGTCGGTTTTAGCAGCAGATGAAAGACTGATATTAAAAGATACTGCAAATCTGAGTACAGGAGGAACTGCAGAAGATATTACAGATATTATTCATCCTGCAAATATTGCTATGGCAGAACGTATTTCTAAAATTATAGATTTAGATATCTGCGGAATTGATATCATGACCACCGATATTTCTAAACCACTATCCGAAACTGGTGGTGCTGTTTTAGAAGTAAATGCTGGTCCAGGATTTAGAATGCACTTAGCACCAACTACTGGATTACCACGTAATGTCGCTGCTCCAGTAATTGATAAGTTATTTCCAGTAAAAGGCGAAACAGGACGTATTCCTATAGTAGCTATTTCTGGAACGAATGGAAAAACAACCACAACAAGACTTATTGCACATATTGCAAAAATGAATGGCCATCGTGTTGGTTACACCACAAGTGATGGTGTTTATATACAAAATAGATTACTAATGACGGGTGATTGTACAGGTCCGGCAAGTGCCGAATTTGTACTGAAAGATCCTACCGTAAACTTTGCAGTTTTAGAATGTGCAAGAGGTGGATTGCTTCGTGCTGGATTAGGTTTTAAAAAATGTGATGTCGCTGTGGTAACAAATGTTGCAGCAGATCATTTAGGCTTAAAAGGAATTCATACCGTAGAACAATTAGCAAAAGTGAAAGCGGTTGTTCCAGAAACGGTTTTACCAGATGGTTATGCTATTTTAAATGCAGACGATGATTTGGTGTATGATATGCGTCGTAATTTAGATTGTAACGTTGCCCTATTTTCTATGGATGAAAACAATCCGCATATAAAAGCATTACAACGTCTTAATGGTATCACTGCTGTGTACGAAAACGGTTGGGTTACTATTTGTAGAGGCGAATGGAAAATGCGTATTATGGAAGCGGTGAATATTCCGCTAACCTATGGAGGAAAAGCAAAATTCATGATTCAAAATGTACTTGGTGCGGTGCTTGCTGCACATGTGCAAGGGATTAGTATTGAAGATATGAAAGCCGCTTTAGAAACTTTTATTCCTTCGGCAACACAAACTCCTGGTCGTTTAAATTTATTCGAATTTAATAACTTTTCCATTCTTTTAGATTATGCACATAATCCAGCAGGAATGCGTGCCCTTCAAAATTTTGTGGAGGAATTAGATGCTACGGTGAAAGTGGGAATTATTGCAGGAATTGGTGATAGACGTGTGGAAGATAATAATGAAATGGGTAGTATTGCTGCCGAAATGTTTGATGAAATTATTATTAGGCAAGACAAACGCTTACGCGGAAAAACCGAAGAGGAGCTTATTAAAATGCTGAATGATGGTATTAAAATGAAAGATCCGAATAAGAAAACAACCATTATTCCATCGGAAAAAGAAGCCATTAAATTTGCAGTTAAAAACGCGGTGAAAGGTTCGTTGATTATTTTGTGTAGTGATGTGATTCCAGATGCTTTAGAACTAGTGAAAAAGTTTAAAGAACAAGAAGCGAATGGTGAATTGAATTACGCGGATTAA
- a CDS encoding cyanophycinase: protein MHRFNGTLIPIGGNEDKGIEESEQYTLEFISEGILFHVVEEAGGIDSNIVVIPTASSIPVEVGENYMEAFTTLGCKNVTILDIRSKEDSEKQAAIDLIKGADCVMFSGGDQSKISDKIGGTTIHTILVDRYKNEEGFVIAGTSAGAMMMSQEMIAGGSASEAFIKGAVTMYKGLALIPELIIDTHFIKRGRFGRISEAVAQFPKLVGLGLAEDTGLIIKNGSLEVIGSGMVIIFDGRKLKHNNHKVLKEGTPMSLTNLRTHILSNGDRFNIKNKEVEVLPIEAPFI, encoded by the coding sequence ATGCATAGATTTAACGGAACGTTAATTCCTATAGGAGGAAATGAAGACAAAGGAATTGAAGAAAGTGAACAATACACGCTAGAGTTTATAAGCGAAGGTATTTTGTTTCATGTAGTTGAAGAAGCTGGAGGTATAGACTCGAATATTGTGGTGATACCTACCGCATCTAGTATTCCTGTAGAAGTTGGTGAAAATTACATGGAAGCATTTACTACCTTAGGTTGTAAAAACGTTACTATTCTAGACATTAGAAGTAAAGAAGACTCTGAAAAACAAGCAGCTATAGATTTAATAAAAGGTGCAGATTGTGTCATGTTCTCTGGTGGAGATCAATCTAAAATCTCCGATAAAATTGGAGGTACTACCATTCACACTATTTTGGTAGACCGCTATAAAAACGAAGAAGGTTTTGTTATTGCAGGTACCAGTGCTGGTGCTATGATGATGTCTCAAGAAATGATTGCTGGAGGATCTGCTTCAGAAGCATTTATAAAAGGAGCAGTTACTATGTATAAAGGATTAGCTTTAATCCCGGAATTAATTATAGACACGCACTTTATTAAAAGAGGTCGTTTCGGACGCATATCGGAAGCGGTTGCACAATTCCCAAAGCTTGTCGGACTTGGCTTAGCAGAAGACACCGGACTTATCATTAAAAATGGTTCCCTAGAAGTTATAGGTTCTGGAATGGTAATTATTTTTGATGGAAGAAAACTAAAACACAACAACCACAAAGTTTTAAAAGAAGGCACACCAATGTCTCTAACCAATTTAAGAACGCATATTCTATCTAATGGAGACCGTTTTAATATTAAAAATAAGGAAGTAGAAGTATTACCTATCGAAGCTCCTTTTATCTGA
- a CDS encoding aldehyde dehydrogenase family protein, whose amino-acid sequence MNYSDNKYATLFNTQKANQYHIGNTTYKQRIAKLNALKKAVEFTYKDKIRQALFDDFKKPFTETDLTEIYPVIGEIKFAKSHLKSWLKRQIVDTPMSLLGSSSYYINEPKGVCLLISPWNFPLNLTFGPLVSAIAAGNTVIIKPSEMTPHISKVMAEIVVDLFDENEIALVEGEVEVSQELLKLPFNHIFFTGSPQVGKIVMQAASKHLTSVTLELGGKSPTIIDETANLKAAAKKIAWGKFLNSGQTCIAPDYILVKDAVKDAFVTELREQLKTFYTADASASDSLSRVVNAKHYERLVAHLEDAKSNNATIEIGGKTASEDNFIEPTVISNVPESASLLQDEIFGPILPIKTYKTLEEAITYINAKEKPLALYVYSKSKRNINTVIKNTRAGSTAINNNVLQYTNHNLPFGGSNNSGIGKSHGIFGFQEFSNMRSVLKQHTVGSIEFLFPPYTNFKQKLVDLTIKWF is encoded by the coding sequence ATGAATTACTCCGATAATAAATACGCTACTTTATTTAATACCCAAAAAGCAAACCAATACCACATAGGAAACACGACCTATAAACAGCGTATTGCAAAACTGAATGCCTTAAAAAAAGCGGTGGAGTTTACGTATAAGGATAAAATCCGTCAAGCATTGTTTGATGATTTTAAAAAGCCTTTTACAGAAACGGATTTAACAGAAATTTATCCGGTTATTGGTGAAATTAAATTCGCTAAAAGTCACTTAAAATCCTGGCTGAAACGTCAAATTGTAGACACACCAATGTCTTTACTAGGGTCGTCTTCGTATTATATTAACGAACCAAAAGGCGTTTGTTTGCTTATTTCTCCTTGGAATTTTCCTTTAAACTTAACTTTCGGACCATTAGTTTCTGCAATTGCAGCAGGAAATACGGTGATTATTAAACCTAGTGAAATGACGCCACACATTTCTAAAGTGATGGCAGAGATTGTTGTCGATTTGTTTGATGAAAACGAAATTGCTTTAGTAGAAGGGGAAGTAGAAGTATCGCAAGAATTATTAAAACTTCCTTTTAATCACATCTTTTTTACTGGATCTCCACAAGTTGGAAAAATTGTAATGCAAGCCGCTTCTAAGCATTTAACTTCGGTGACTTTAGAGCTTGGTGGGAAATCACCGACCATTATTGACGAAACGGCGAACTTAAAAGCTGCAGCTAAAAAGATTGCTTGGGGAAAGTTTTTAAATAGCGGACAAACCTGTATTGCTCCAGATTATATTTTGGTAAAAGATGCGGTGAAAGATGCTTTTGTTACAGAATTAAGAGAACAGTTGAAAACCTTTTATACGGCCGATGCTTCGGCTTCCGATTCCCTTTCACGTGTAGTGAATGCAAAACATTATGAGCGTTTAGTAGCGCATTTAGAAGATGCGAAATCCAATAATGCCACGATTGAAATTGGAGGTAAAACAGCTTCCGAAGATAACTTTATAGAACCAACCGTAATTTCTAACGTACCAGAAAGTGCTTCGCTTTTACAAGACGAGATTTTTGGACCTATTCTTCCAATAAAAACATATAAGACACTTGAAGAAGCTATTACTTATATTAATGCTAAAGAAAAACCTTTGGCGCTTTATGTATATTCTAAGAGTAAAAGGAATATAAATACGGTTATAAAAAATACTAGAGCAGGAAGTACGGCAATTAACAATAACGTATTGCAATATACCAATCATAATCTGCCATTTGGAGGAAGTAATAATAGCGGGATTGGTAAATCACATGGTATTTTTGGTTTTCAGGAATTCTCGAACATGCGTTCTGTATTGAAGCAACATACCGTAGGATCTATTGAATTTTTGTTTCCGCCTTATACTAATTTTAAACAGAAATTGGTAGACTTAACTATCAAGTGGTTTTAA